Proteins encoded together in one Cicer arietinum cultivar CDC Frontier isolate Library 1 chromosome 4, Cicar.CDCFrontier_v2.0, whole genome shotgun sequence window:
- the LOC101508865 gene encoding probable polygalacturonase At3g15720 has product MVTAISQANNLDVLGLEELIGTLRAHEVLLQEDKPIKKVKTIALKASQESTPVQTDEDSEEIEQEDVDKEIDLLIIGLLMFCIVSCNSWVGFCQQNTFNVLQYGAKGDGISDDTQAFEKAWKDLCGAQNKGNPMLVVPAGHTFFVRQIAFSGPCKSQNLHIRITGNIIAPKRDSWGSCSKRWLNFINVKGMTVDGSGVINGQGDAWWGNLTGTVGCIGNPTAMLFERCDGLQVRGLTFINGPGSHLYIVHSEDVTISHIVVNTPEDSHNTDGIDLSNSVRVNVHDSVIQSGDDCIAIKGGSQFVNVTRVTCGPKTHGISVGSLGANGEDEFAEHVNVYNCTFNGAISAARVKTWPGGKGYATDIVFDQIIVNEIYYPIQIDQHYMDNPEKSSALKVSDVTFSNIQGTCSGDNAVVLDCDKIGCDNITLHNINITSIDPKKPTSAVCNNVKGIGNNIISPKVPCLNQ; this is encoded by the exons atggtgacagccaTAAGTCAGGCCAACAATCTTGACGTACTCGGACTGGAGGAACTAATTGGAACATTACGAGCACATGAAGTgctgctacaagaagacaaaccaatcaaaaagGTCAAAACAATAGCTTTGAAAGCATCTCAAGAAAGTACACCAGTACAAACAGATGAGGACTCAGAAGaaatcgaacaagaagatgttgataaAGAGATA GACTTGCTTATAATTGGCCTTCTGATGTTTTGTATTGTATCTTGCAACTCGTGGGTTGGATTTTGTCAACAAAATACTTTTAATGTGCTTCAATATGGTGCCAAAGGAGATGGCATTTCTGATGATACACAA GCCTTTGAAAAAGCATGGAAAGATTTATGTGGAGCACAAAATAAAGGGAATCCAATGCTTGTGGTGCCAGCTGGACATACATTTTTTGTACGTCAAATAGCTTTCTCCGGTCCTTGCAAATCTCAAAATCTTCATATTCGG ATTACGGGAAACATAATAGCTCCTAAGAGAGATTCATGGGGTTCATGTTCGAAACGGTGGCTTAATTTCATTAACGTAAAAGGAATGACAGTTGATGGATCAGGAGTGATCAATGGCCAAGGTGATGCTTGGTGGGGCAAT CTTACAGGAACCGTTGGATGTATTGGGAATCCTACG GCTATGCTATTTGAAAGATGTGATGGGCTTCAAGTTCGTGGGCTCACTTTTATTAATGGGCCAGGGTCGCATCTCTATATAGTCCATAGCGAAGATGTGACCATCTCACATATCGTCGTAAATACGCCAGAAGATAGTCACAATACTGATGGAATTGATCTGTCAAATTCAGTTCGGGTTAATGTTCATGACTCTGTAATACAAAGTG gTGATGACTGTATTGCCATTAAAGGTGGATCACAATTTGTGAATGTCACCAGAGTTACATGTGGACCTAAAACTCACGGCATAAG TGTGGGGAGTCTAGGGGCTAATGGTGAAGATGAATTTGCAGAACATGTGAACGTTTACAATTGCACATTCAATGGAGCTATTAGTGCAGCAAGAGTCAAGACATGGCCA GGTGGAAAAGGATACGCCACAGATATCGTTTTCGATCAGATCATAGTCAATGAAATATATTATCCTATACAAATTGATCAACATTACATGGATAATCCAGAAAAG AGTTCAGCACTAAAGGTGAGTGATGTAACATTTAGTAATATCCAAGGAACATGCAGTGGTGATAATGCTGTTGTGCTTGATTGTGACAAGATAGGGTGTGATAATATTACATTGCATAACATCAACATTACCTCAATTGATCCAAAGAAGCCAACTTCTGCAGTATGCAATAATGTCAAAGGGATAGGAAACAATATTATTTCACCTAAGGTGCCTTGTCTAAACCAGTAA
- the LOC105852007 gene encoding tuliposide A-converting enzyme 1, chloroplastic-like: MSLIAEAPEFLQVFSDGTVKRFNPETSPPTSQSSTNQYKYKSKDIIIDPSKPITARLFIPNNSSQTTKQFPLLVYFHGGGFCIGSTTWLGYNNFLADFAVTSQSIVLSIDYRLAPEHRLPIAYEDCYSSLEWIAENVKIEPFLHNADLSNVFLSGDSAGGNISHYVAVKAVKNNGFCPVKVKGLMLIHPYFGSEKRTEKEMEEESVEDVRMNDMFWRLSLPEDSDRDFFGCNFEKDEVFESVWLKFPAVEVYVAGKDFLKERGVMYGEFLKKKGVNEVKVVEAEEEKHVFHVFEPDSDATRLLQRQMSEFMKRFG; this comes from the coding sequence atgtCTTTAATAGCAGAAGCACCAGAATTTCTTCAAGTCTTCTCTGATGGAACAGTAAAACGTTTCAACCCAGAAACATCCCCACCCACTTCACAATCATCAACCAATCAATACAAATACAAATCCAAAGACATAATCATTGACCCATCAAAACCCATCACAGCAAGACTCTTCATTCCTAACAATTCTTCacaaacaacaaaacaatttCCCCTCTTAGTTTATTTCCATGGTGGTGGCTTCTGCATCGGTTCCACAACATGGCTTGGTTACAACAATTTCCTCGCCGATTTTGCTGTTACGTCGCAATCCATTGTCCTCTCCATCGACTACCGATTAGCCCCCGAACATCGTCTTCCAATCGCTTATGAAGATTGTTACTCATCACTTGAATGGATTGCAGAAAATGTAAAAATTGAACCTTTTCTTCACAATGCTGATTTGTCTAATGTTTTTCTCTCTGGTGACAGTGCTGGTGGCAACATTTCACATTATGTTGCTGTTAAAGCTGTTAAGAATAATGGGTTTTGTCCTGTTAAGGTTAAAGGGTTGATGCTAATTCACCCTTATTTTGGAAGTGAGAAGAGAACTGAAAAAGAGATGGAGGAAGAAAGTGTTGAGGATGTTAGAATGAATGATATGTTTTGGAGGTTGAGTTTGCCTGAGGATTCGGACCGCGATTTTTTCGGGTGtaattttgagaaagatgaGGTTTTTGAGAGTGTTTGGTTGAAGTTTCCTGCTGTTGAGGTTTATGTTGCTGGGAAGGATTTTTTGAAGGAGAGGGGTGTTATGTATGGTGAGTTTTTGAAGAAGAAAGGAGTGAATGAGGTTAAGGTTGTGGAAGCTGAGGAAGAGAAACATGTTTTTCATGTGTTTGAGCCTGATTCTGATGCAACTAGGTTGTTACAGAGGCAGATGAGTGAGTTCATGAAGAGATTTGGTTAG
- the LOC101511981 gene encoding DEAD-box ATP-dependent RNA helicase 15, with the protein MGETKDEAYEEELLDYEEEDDKAPDSAGTKVNGESGKKGYVGIHSSGFRDFLLKPELLRAIVDSGFEHPSEVQHECIPQAILGMDVICQAKSGMGKTAVFVLSTLQQIDPVPGQVSALVLCHTRELAYQICHEFERFSTYLSDLKVAVFYGGVNIKVHKDLLKNECPHIVVGTPGRILALARDKDLSLKNVRHFILDECDKMLESLDMRKDVQDIFKMTPHDKQVMMFSATLSKEIRPVCKKFMQDPMEIYVDDEAKLTLHGLVQHYIKLKEEEKNRKLNDLLDALDFNQVVIFVKSVSRAAELDKLLVECNFPSICIHSGMSQEERLKRYKGFKEGHTRILVATDLVGRGIDIERVNIVINYDMPDGADTYLHRVGRAGRFGTKGLAITFVSCSSDVDVLNNVQSRFEVDIKQLPEQIDTSTYMPS; encoded by the exons ATGGGTGAAACAAAGGACGAAGCATACGAGGAAGAGCTTCTCGACTACGAAGAGGAGGACGACAAGGCTCCTGATTCTGCTGGAACTAAAGTTAATGGTGAATCTGGAAAAAA GGGCTACGTTGGGATCCACAGTTCAGGATTTAGAGACTTTCTTCTAAAGCCAGAGCTTCTTCGGGCGATTGTCGACTCTGGTTTTGAGCATCCTTCTGAAG TGCAACATGAGTGCATACCTCAAGCAATCCTTGGAATGGATGTGATCTGCCAAGCAAAATCTGGAATGGGAAAAACTGCTGTTTTTGTTCTTTCAACTTTGCAGCAGATTGATCCTGTTCCAGGCCAAGTTTCTGCTCTTGTTCTGTGTCATACAAGGGAATTAGCATACCAG ATATGCCATGAGTTTGAGAGGTTCAGCACCTACTTGTCTGATCTCAAGGTTGCTGTCTTTTATGGTGGTGTCAATATTAAAGTTCACAAGGATCTGTTGAAAAATGAATGCCCTCATATTGTTGTTGGTACACCTGGAAGAATACTAGCATTGGCCAGGGACAAGGACCTTTCTTTGAAGAATGTTAGGCATTTCATTTTGGATGAATGTGATAAGATGCTGGAATCACTGG ACATGAGGAAAGACGTGCAAGATATTTTCAAAATGACTCCCCATGACAAACAAGTTATGATGTTTTCTGCAACCCTCAGCAAGGAAATTCGCCCAGTCTGCAAAAAATTTATGCAAGAT CCAATggaaatttatgttgatgatgaaGCCAAATTGACCCTTCATGGTCTCGTTCAG CACTACATCAAATTGAAAGAGGAGGAGAAGAACCGGAAGTTGAATGATCTTCTTGATGCATTGGACTTCAATCAAGTTGTGATCTTTGTGAAAAGTGTTAGTAGAGCAGCTGAGCTGGATAAACTACTTGTGGAGTGCAACTTTCCATCTATATGCATTCATTCTGGAATGTCCCAGGAAGAAAG GCTGAAGCGTTATAAAGGGTTCAAGGAGGGGCATACAAGGATTCTTGTCGCAACAGATTTGGTTGGCAGGGGAATAGACATTGAACGTGTGAATATAGTAATAAACTATGACATGCCTGACGGTGCAGACACATACTTGCACAGG GTTGGCCGAGCTGGAAGGTTTGGCACCAAAGGCCTTGCAATTACGTTTGTTTCATGTTCAAGTGATGTGGATGTTCTCAACAAT GTTCAGTCCCGTTTTGAGGTGGATATAAAACAGCTTCCCGAGCAGATTGATACATCAACCTACA TGCCATCATAA